A window of Spirochaetota bacterium genomic DNA:
GTAAAAATCTATTGTGTTTATACATTAATACGCTTGAGAATGAAAAATTTGAAAAATTATGTTAAAAATTTTCATTAATTATTCCTAAATGTTGAAAATTGAACAAAATATAAAATAGTGTACACCCCGCCGCCTTCGGAGGCGGGGGTGTACACTTTATTCTTTATGAAATTTTTTTAGGAATTATTACTGAAAAATTTTTGAGTTTTTTTAATGAATCCTTACAATAGTTATAAGCATTAAATCAGATAAAACAATGGCGTGATAACCTGACTATAATGTTCATAAATTTACTTTGTATCAACAAACATAGTACTACTTTAAAATTTTAGTATTCATGAGCTATCCATCATACATAGCATTATACGAACAAGGGGAGCTTCTCAAACGCATTGAAGCATTGAACACTATTGTTACCCACTGTACTCTCTGCCCTCATGAGTGCAAAGTTGACAGGCGTTCTGCAACCGGTAAATGCAAAACTGGCATGCAAGCACTGGTAGCATCATACCATGCACACTTTGGGGAAGAATCATGCCTGGTTGGTAAATACGGCTCAGGTACAATCTTTTTTGCCAACTGTAACCTTGCCTGCATATTCTGTCAAAACTGGGATATATCACAAATGCCTAATGGCCGCAACGTTACTCCCAAAGAAATGGCTGATATGATGATACGGTTGCAGCAAAAGGGCTGCCACAATATAAATTTTGTAAGCCCCACCCATGTGGTCCATGCAATTGTTCAGGCACTTCCCTTTGCCATTGAACGCGGCCTAAGTATTCCTCTGGTATACAATTCAGGTGGATATGATTCATTTGAAACATTACAATTGTTAGATGGTATATTTGATATTTACATGCCCGATTTCAAATATATGGACGCTGCTGTAGCAATGGAATTAAGCGGTGCAAGAGATTATCCGCAAAAAGCTATTACCGCCCTCAGGGAGATGCATCGCCAGGTTGGTGACCTTGTCATTGAAAAGGGCATTGCAAAAAGAGGTTTGTTAGTGCGTCATTTAGTCATGCCGGAGAACATTGTCCGCAGTGATCTTGTATTTAAAGAACTATCTGCTATATCACCTCACACGTATGTAAATATTATGGCGCAGTACCACCCTGAATACAGGGCACATACCCATAAAAGCCTGGGAAGGCGCATTACCATACAGGAATTTGATCAGGCTTATGTGTGGGCTAAACAAGCAGGATTATATAGATTTGATAGATAACGATATTTTTTATTGACCTTAAATTTTTTTACATATATACTATAATCGATGCTGAAAACTTCTTCACAACTCATTAATCTTTTTGACCTGGTAAATGATGAGATACTCATACTTGATGGCAATAATTACACTGTACTATTTAACAATGATAGGGCAGAAAAGTTTGTTACAAATGGTGGTAAAACCAATATCCTGGAAGACGAAAAAATTAGAAATATTTTACGTTCCATACAACCTGACAAAACCCATACGGAACATATCAGCTTAAAAATAAATAATAAGATACATCACTACAAAATTAATATTTTAGCAATCAAAGATGATAACTCTTACCTGATTGCCTTTGTATTAACTGATACTACCCGTTTATTTAAACTTCACCGCAAGCAACAGCAACTCATTGCCCAGATACGCAAAAATTATTTTGACCGCTTTGAATCACTGAAACAGTTAGCTGACTCAATAGCTCATGAGGTACGGAATCCTCTTGTTTCTATAGGTGGATATGCCAATCTCCTGATGCGAAAATGTGAGGAAGGAATAGATCACTTAGAAGCAAAAAAATTTTTATCATATATTGTTGAAAATGCTGAACGTCTTAACTATCTGACACAACAAATTGAAGAAATGGGGGATCTTAAACGAGTTCAACTATCTGCATATGATATTGTAAAATTTTTAGAAGAACAAAAAACAACGTTAATTGCAGCTGCAAAACAATTTAATAAAGATTTACACATAACTATTGAAACTGAAAATCATTATCACATGTATATAGATTACGACCGCTTACGTTTTGCTTTAACCCGCATCATTGAATTTATTGCTCAACATGCAAAAAGGGAAACTTTAAGTATGCACTGTCATGATAGCGTATATGAATTTATTATCACCATCTCGTTTTCTACAGATATACTTACCGAAGAAGATTTACCATATATCTTTGACCCATTTTACACAACTCGATCAAATATTGAAACATTTAATCTCTGTATAGCCCAGCGCATTATCATGCTGCATGGCGGAATCATTACCCCCGAAATTAAGAAAAACACCATTGTATTCAGAATAGCCCTGCCACAGGATAAGCGGTTAACGTAATACTATCTCTAAAGATTCACCTATTGCTTTCACTGTTTTGTCAATATCCTCTTTTGAGTGAGATAAAGATAAAAATCCAACCTCATAACCTGATGGTGAAAGATATATACCGCGCTCAAGCATTAAACGATGAAAGCGAGCAAACTGCTGCATATTGCATTCTTTAACCTGATCTACACTGGTAATGGTATCTTCAGCAGTAAAGTACAATGCAAATATTGAGGCAAAGCGTTCAAACAGCAGTTTATGTTTATACCGTGATATAAGCGGTTGCATCTGTTCTTCAAAATATGTTCCCAGTTCCTCAAGCTTTTGATATGCTGATGGCATTAATTTTTGTAATGTTGCAATGCCTGCTGCAACAGCAATGGGATTACCTGAAAGCGTTCCCGCCTGATACACAGGCCCATCAGGGGCAACCTTTGCCATTATTTCAGCCTTACCACCATACGCACCAACCGGTAATCCTCCACCAATAATTTTACCAAGCGTTGTGATATCAGCCTGCACACCAAAGCGCTCCTGTGCTCCTCCGCGGGCAAGCCTGAAACCAGTAATAACCTCATCAAATATCAATAGTACATTATGTTCTGTACATAGCTCCCGTACCTGTTTCAAGTAATCTTTCTTTGGAGGAATAAGCCCGTAATTACAGCATACAGGCTCCATGATGCAGCACGCAATATCATCGTTGTGCGATAGTACCTGGTGCAAAGCATCTATGTCGTTATATTTTACTACTATAGTGTCTTTGGCATTGTCCTTTGTGACACCAGCTGAATCGGGCATACTAAAGGTTGCAAGCCCCGAACCCGCGGCAACAAGCAGGTGATCAGCATGACCATGATAGCAGCCATCAAATTTTATTATCTTGCTTTTGCCAGTATACCCGCGGGCAAGTCTGATGGCACTCATAGTTGCTTCAGTACCTGAGTTAACAAAGCGAACTTTTTCAATACCTGAGAATGATTCAACCACCATTCGCGCGATGCTTATCTCCCCTTCATGTGGTGCGCCAAAGCTGGTGCCATTTTCAGCTACCCGCTGAATAGCTTTAACAACATCATTATCAGCATGCCCCAAAATAAGCGGTCCCCATGACATGCAGTAATCAATAAAATCATTACCATCTTCATCAATGATATGACTGCCCTTACCTAATTTAAAGTACAATGGATGCCCACCCACTGAACGAAATGCACGCACCGGTGAATTAACACCGCCTGGCATATATTTACACGCCTGATCATAAAGTTCTTTTGACCGTGATGTATGCAATGCCATAATCCCTCCTTAAAATAAACTAATCAAACCACCTGTTTTTCAGAATATCAACCGTATGATATGAAATCACCATATCTGCACCTGCTCTAAAAATTGCTGTCATAATCTCACGCACCAGGCGTGCCTCATCACCAAACTGTAGCGTTGCTGCAGCTTTTACCATTGAATACTCACCACTTACATTATAGGCACATACAGGCACATCCACTGCCTGCTTAACACGGTATAGTATATCTAAGTATGCAAGCGCAGGTTTTACCATGACAATATCAGCACCTTCTTCAATATCAAGATACACTTCTTTCAACGCTTCACGTGCATTTCTGAAATCCATCTGATAGCTTCTCCTGTCGCCAAACTGTGGTGCACTACCAGCTGCATCCCTGAATGGGCCATAGAAAGCCGAAGCATATTTTGCAGCATATGACAAAATGGGAATATGGAATAAGCCTGCTTCATCAAGTGCTGTTCGTATTGCTTCAATGCGGCCGTCCATCATATCCGATGGTGCTACCACATCAGCACCTGCCTGTGCATGGGAAACAGCTGTTTTTGCCAGAAGTTCTAATGTACTGTCATTGTCTATCTTGGCACCAACTACCATCCCACAGTGACCATGGCTTGTGTATTCACACAGGCATACATCTGTAATGATAGTTACATGTTTAAAATGTTTTTTTATTTCCCTGCAGGCTTTTTGCACTATACCGTTGTCATCATACGCACCACTGGCTTTTTCATCTTTTTCATAGGGAATACCAAAGAGTATAATAGACTTCACTCCCAATGAAACATCAGCTTCTAATGTTTTTAAAAGATTATCAATTGATAGGCGGCTTACTCCTGGCATTGACTCGATGGGCTGATTAATATGTGTGCCTTCAATGACAAAATAAGGCATGATGAGTTTATTGTAATCAAGCACTGTTTCAGCACAAAGATTTCGTATGACTTCTGATTCGCGTAACCGTCGTGGCCTGTAGTAGGGATGCATAGTATCACTCCTATAATAAAGAATTCATGGTAAATACCATCCTGATGGAGTCATTAGAAAAAACTCTGGATCTTCAAATCAAAAAATAGTATTATAGCAATATTTAGTAAAGTATTTTTATAACTAGAAAAATCAACCTACTTTTATAAAATGCTTACTATGCTTTGTGTCGTATTTCTATAGTAATAATAAAAACAATCTTCTCCTTTTCATCAATTTCATAGAATATTCTGTATTTACCAATTCTATACCTCCAGGTTGGAGGTTTATAATTTACAAGCTTTTTTACATTTTTACCATAATAGGGATTTAATTGTAGCTGTGGATATACATATTGTTGAATTTTATTATAAATTTTTTGCCCAATGTTCTTTTGAATTTTTTCAATATCACTAATGAATTGGTTGGTTTCAAATATTCTGTAATTATACAAATCGCCCTTTCTTTTTATGTGCATCATTGCTACCTTTTTTTAATCGCTGTAATAAATCACGGTTGCTCAAAATTTCTGCCATTTCAAATTCATCAACCAATTCATTTTGTTCAATATATCGCAAGGTAGCTGTTTCAATAAAATTAGATATTGTTCTATTTTCTGCCTCAGCATACAGTTTAAGCTTTTGCATCAATGTATCATCAATGCGTAATGTTACAGTTTTAGGCATTATAATCCTCCATCATTTCAATAGTATTGCTTATATGGAATTCCATTCATGAATACAAATTAATACAAATTAAAGCAATTGTCAATAAAGTAAATTTTTTTATTACACAAATATATTATTTGATAAATATCAAGCCTGTATCTATTTTTTATAATACTCCACTATGGCCTGCACCAATCCTTCTATGGTAAATTCCTTAGCAACAATATGGGGCCATAGTCCCTGTTTTATGCACTCATCGGCAGTGATTGGACCAATGCAGGCAACAGTTGCAGTGGTGCTTCCTGCTAACTCCACAAAATTACGTACCGTTGATGAACTTGTAAACGTAATGATGTCAGCATTCTTTAACTCCTGTAACATTGCAGGTGTTACTTCAGGCTTTACTGCATCATAGATATGCACTCTTTCCACCTGTGCTCCTGCATGTTGCAGTCCTTCAGTCAATGCAGCCCGTGCTTTTACCGAACAGGGAACAAGAATTTTTTTGGCAGCAATATCCACACCATTAAACGCATCCACCAAACTTTCTGCAACATATTCCTGTGGTACCAGATCAGCAACTACTGCATACGCACGCAAAGCATCACGTGTAGCAGGACCAATAGCCGCCACCTTACACCGCAGTGACCGCGCATCAAGCCCTAACGTAAACATTTCCTCAAAGAAAATGCTCACCGCATTCTGTGATGTAAATACAACCCAGTCATACTCATGTAACCTGTTCAAAGCATCATGGAGTGGCGATAGTTCCGGTAATTTTTCTATTGCTATGGTAGGAAATTCCACAACATCAGCACCCAATTCATATAACCGTTTGGAAAGAACGCTTGCTTGCTCGCGCGTGCGTGTTACCACCACTTTTTTGCCAAACAGTGGCAAGGTGTCATACCAGCGTAATGTATTTCGCAAGCTCACTACCCTGCCTATACATATAATAGCTGGTGGTGTTAACCCTGCCTGTTCAACTTCTGTGGCGATAGTTTCCAGTGTGCCGGTTGCTACCTTTTGTTTTGGCAAGGTTCCCCAGGTAACCACTGCTATGGGAGTTTGCGCCGGGAAATTTTTTTCCTGTATCAGTCGCTTGCAGATGACATCTAAGTTTTTCATTCCCATAAGAAATGTGTATGTTTTTTGCGGGCTATAATCGGGCAATGTAATGTCTTCAGTGCCATCAGCTCTCCGGTGTCCGGTGATTACTTCAAAGCTTGCTGCATAATCACGGTGAGTGATGGGGATACCGGCATACGCCAATGCCGAGTAAAAGGACGATATACCGGGAACTATCGCATACGCTATACCTGCTGCCACTAATTCTTCAGCTTCCTCACCACCCCTGCCAAAGATAAATGGGTCCCCCCCCTTAAGGCGCACCACCACCTTGCCTTCACGGGCTTTCTTTACAATAAGCGCATTTATTTCTTCCTGCGACAGTGTGTGCTGACTTCCCTGCTTGCCCACATAGATAAGCTCCGCACGGGTGTGTTGCAACAATACTGGATTTGCCAGATAGTCGTATATAATGCAATCAGCTTTTTCAATGCACTCTTTTCCCGTAACCGAAATAAGTCCTGGATCACCAGGACCTGCTCCTACTAAATATACAAATCCATTCTGTTTCATAGTAGTTTTTCTGCTCCCTGATCAATCATAAAGCGTGCTAACCTGTCCCCTGCCCGTGTTGGGTCAGTATCTTCAACAGTATGGCGAAAATATCGTGTTCCGTCAACGGAAAGAATTACGCCGGTGAGTATAATAGTTTCATCAACGCAATGTGCAAACGCTCCCAATGGCACGTGGCATCCTGCACCAAATGCTTTTAAAAACTGTCGCTCGGCCTGAACTGATTTTGCTGTTGCTGCATCGTGAAGATGTTTTACCGCTTCAATTGCCGTTTTGTCATCACTGCGCACCTGTATGGCAAGCGCTCCCTGACCTGGTGAAGGCAAAAAGTAACTGAATGGCAGCGCCATACTGTAAAAGCCCAAAAGATCAATACCCAACCGTTTTAATCCCGCTTTAGCCAGTATGATGGCATCAAACTTGCCTTCACGTAAGCGACGGATACGTGTGGGCACATTACCTCTCAGTGGCATGGCTTCCGTTGATGACAGTACTCGTTTGAGTTGCGCCACCCTTCGCAGTGAGCTTGTCCCAACTTTTGCATTTTCTTTTAGCGGAAACCAGTGGTTTGCTCTGTACGCTTCAGGTCGTATAATGATAACATCTGAAGGGTCCTCACGTTTTGTGACTGCTGCAATGGCAAGCCCCGGTGTGTCATCGGTTGGCAGGTCCTTCATGGAATGCACAGCCATGTCGATAGTTCCTGATAACAGGGCCTCTTCCAGTTCCTTGGTAAAAAAACCTTTGCCTTCAATTTTATCAAAGGACACATTTTGTATACGATCACCTTTTGTTTTTATGGTGACTATCGCATGCTCCTCTTTTAACTGGCTGGCAACAAAATTGGCCTGCCACAGTGCCAGTGCACTACCCCGTGTTCCTATTTTTATCATAGTTATATGGTATACCACATTATACAATAATTTTTAACTAACAATGGATGCATGTGTTTGTAGTATGATGAATAGTGAGTGGGCTATGTCAAATAAAAATTATCGCTTAATAGCCATTTCCATAAAGGGACAAGTGTTATGGTTTTATCTTTAAATGTATCACTTCCTTCAGTATCCTGGGTAATAATTAATAGATTATCACAATGCAAATCATGAGAAGCAGCATATAAAGACTTGAATTCCCTATCATGGGTTTGAATATTTGTAATATCATAACATACCTGTATTAATTGCTGAATATCTTTGCCCTTTTTTATCACAAAATCAACTTCATGGTTGTTATAATCTTTCCAGTAATATATTTCCATCTTTGATTCGTAATAACTCTTTCTTCTTTTTAATTCTATTGCTACTGCATTCTCAAGGATTGCACCTTTGTTTTCACTCACATCCACGCCAACAATTTGTTTCATACCTGTATCAATACTATAAACTTTTTTAGGCGCCAGTATTCTTTCTTTTAGTTTATATGAAAATCGTTCAACTACAAAAATAAGAAATGAATACTCAAGAAATGAGACCCAATTTCGGATTGTACTAATATCTTTTATCCCAAAAATATTTTTTAGTTTGTTGTAGCTAAACTCAAATGATGAATTGGAAATAAGATATCTCACTATATCTCTGAATAACATATTTTTTCTAATGGAATATCGTTTTATTATGTCTTTTTCAATAATATCTGAATATATCTTTAAAAGCATTTCCCTTCCAAGCTGATACGTTTCAGGGAACCCCCCTTCTTTTAAATATTCCTCAACATGCTTTTTTAAAATCCCAACTTTCTGCGTAGAGTACATATTATCACTTGGTACTGAAAATCCGTGATAGTGTAGAAACTCTTGTAAATTAAAAGGCATCAAGACAAAATCAATATAACGCCCTGTAAGGTGAGTGGCCAATTCTCCTGATAATAAATTTGAATTTGAGCCAGTAATGATTACTTTTTTTGTTCTCCTGAGTCTATTGACAAAAAGTTCCCATCCTTTAATATTCTGCAATTCATCTAAAACAATACACTCACATTCACCATATAACTCATAAAACACTTCAAGCAGTAAATCAAAGTCATCCGTAGTAAAATGCAAAAGTCTTTCATCATCAAAATTTATATATGCAAAAAGTTCATTAAACCCAGCTATCTGCCAGCTTAATACCGATTTACCACAGCGCCTGATACCTGTAATAACTAATATATTAGGATACTTTAAATATGACTGCAATTGGGGTAAATTAACTGCTCTTTGTATGATGTTCCCTTTTTTAAATTTTTCCAGAATTTCTTCTTTCTGTGATACGATAATACGTTTTAAAATCTCAGGTTTCATTTTATTATAACCATAAAGATTAGGTTAATCTTTATGGTTATTTAAATGTATTTTAGTATTAATGTCAATTATTTTATATCTATATTTCTATCCCCTCAAAAACCCTGTTTCCATCAATTATTAGACCTTCAAGCACACTGCTTTTAAATGTTTCACCTTTTCGATAGTGTAATGGCTTTTCAAAGGTACCATCAGATCCAAGTCTGAATACATTAAGATAATACGCCTCGGGATTTACAATCCAGTATTCCCTTACACCGTGGCGCTCATAAAGTTTCAATTTTTCGGTTTCATCTTTATATGCGGTGGATTCTGAAAGCACTTCCACCACAAGATCCGGAGCACCAATTATTCCGCGCTTTTCAATCTTTTTTTTGTTGCATACCACCACTATGTCGGGCTGCACCACGGTAAAAATGTTTTCATCAGAAGTGCTACTGCTTTCAGGCAGGATTACATCAACAGGAGCTACAAACACTTTACAATCCTTCCCTTCCAGATAATCTGCAATAATGCGTCCAATGTTTAATACTATGCTCTGATGAGTTACATTTGGCGCAGGTGTCATATCGTAGGCTACTCCATCAATGAGTTCCCAGCGCTCTTCAGGCGGCCAGGTGAGGTAATCGGCATAGGTAAACCGCGTGTCGTGTTTTTGTTTGGGTAATGGCATTTCTGCTTCCTTAGTATGGAATCACTTTAAAGTTAACTCATTATCATTATTCTGTCAATCATAATGTTAAGGATATTTTTGTTGAAATACTTATGCTCAGGCACCTTATTGATATTGAAACCGTTTATAAAGAAAATTTATGAAGATTTATACCACCTACTTTTGGTAATTGCCATTTTCGACATTGTTTTCATATCAATATTAAAGGAAGATAAATTTAATTTTCTTTTAGTTTTTCAATCACGCCAGAAATTTCCAATAAGGCATTTGAAATTTTTTGCTGAATTTCTAATGGAGGCAATGGAATTTTTAGCGCTTCAAGATTATCTATTGAAATACCACCATTGCCATCAAAAATTTTGAAAAACAATCCTTTTCGATACCACCAATGAAGCACATGTACCACATAAAACGGATCGGCAATTGATCCATCAATTGCAATCCCTGCACACGAACTATCGACCAGGCCTCCTTCAGAAAAAACGGGTATAATGGCACTTGCCCCTGCGTATTCACCATCAAGTACAAATACAATATCACCTCCAAAAACTAACTGGTTTTGCGCCTCACACTCATCAATTCCAATTGTAGCACAGAGTAAAGGCGCAAATTTTAATGTCTTTATACATTCGGGAGAAATCATTGCAACAGGTTTTGCTCCTGAGCCAATGATGTTTTTCCCTCTAAAGATTGGCCGTTTTACAATTGAGGA
This region includes:
- a CDS encoding ATP-binding protein — encoded protein: MKPEILKRIIVSQKEEILEKFKKGNIIQRAVNLPQLQSYLKYPNILVITGIRRCGKSVLSWQIAGFNELFAYINFDDERLLHFTTDDFDLLLEVFYELYGECECIVLDELQNIKGWELFVNRLRRTKKVIITGSNSNLLSGELATHLTGRYIDFVLMPFNLQEFLHYHGFSVPSDNMYSTQKVGILKKHVEEYLKEGGFPETYQLGREMLLKIYSDIIEKDIIKRYSIRKNMLFRDIVRYLISNSSFEFSYNKLKNIFGIKDISTIRNWVSFLEYSFLIFVVERFSYKLKERILAPKKVYSIDTGMKQIVGVDVSENKGAILENAVAIELKRRKSYYESKMEIYYWKDYNNHEVDFVIKKGKDIQQLIQVCYDITNIQTHDREFKSLYAASHDLHCDNLLIITQDTEGSDTFKDKTITLVPLWKWLLSDNFYLT
- a CDS encoding histidine kinase dimerization/phospho-acceptor domain-containing protein, whose product is MLKTSSQLINLFDLVNDEILILDGNNYTVLFNNDRAEKFVTNGGKTNILEDEKIRNILRSIQPDKTHTEHISLKINNKIHHYKINILAIKDDNSYLIAFVLTDTTRLFKLHRKQQQLIAQIRKNYFDRFESLKQLADSIAHEVRNPLVSIGGYANLLMRKCEEGIDHLEAKKFLSYIVENAERLNYLTQQIEEMGDLKRVQLSAYDIVKFLEEQKTTLIAAAKQFNKDLHITIETENHYHMYIDYDRLRFALTRIIEFIAQHAKRETLSMHCHDSVYEFIITISFSTDILTEEDLPYIFDPFYTTRSNIETFNLCIAQRIIMLHGGIITPEIKKNTIVFRIALPQDKRLT
- the cobA gene encoding uroporphyrinogen-III C-methyltransferase is translated as MKQNGFVYLVGAGPGDPGLISVTGKECIEKADCIIYDYLANPVLLQHTRAELIYVGKQGSQHTLSQEEINALIVKKAREGKVVVRLKGGDPFIFGRGGEEAEELVAAGIAYAIVPGISSFYSALAYAGIPITHRDYAASFEVITGHRRADGTEDITLPDYSPQKTYTFLMGMKNLDVICKRLIQEKNFPAQTPIAVVTWGTLPKQKVATGTLETIATEVEQAGLTPPAIICIGRVVSLRNTLRWYDTLPLFGKKVVVTRTREQASVLSKRLYELGADVVEFPTIAIEKLPELSPLHDALNRLHEYDWVVFTSQNAVSIFFEEMFTLGLDARSLRCKVAAIGPATRDALRAYAVVADLVPQEYVAESLVDAFNGVDIAAKKILVPCSVKARAALTEGLQHAGAQVERVHIYDAVKPEVTPAMLQELKNADIITFTSSSTVRNFVELAGSTTATVACIGPITADECIKQGLWPHIVAKEFTIEGLVQAIVEYYKK
- the hemL gene encoding glutamate-1-semialdehyde 2,1-aminomutase is translated as MHTSRSKELYDQACKYMPGGVNSPVRAFRSVGGHPLYFKLGKGSHIIDEDGNDFIDYCMSWGPLILGHADNDVVKAIQRVAENGTSFGAPHEGEISIARMVVESFSGIEKVRFVNSGTEATMSAIRLARGYTGKSKIIKFDGCYHGHADHLLVAAGSGLATFSMPDSAGVTKDNAKDTIVVKYNDIDALHQVLSHNDDIACCIMEPVCCNYGLIPPKKDYLKQVRELCTEHNVLLIFDEVITGFRLARGGAQERFGVQADITTLGKIIGGGLPVGAYGGKAEIMAKVAPDGPVYQAGTLSGNPIAVAAGIATLQKLMPSAYQKLEELGTYFEEQMQPLISRYKHKLLFERFASIFALYFTAEDTITSVDQVKECNMQQFARFHRLMLERGIYLSPSGYEVGFLSLSHSKEDIDKTVKAIGESLEIVLR
- a CDS encoding type II toxin-antitoxin system RelE/ParE family toxin: MMHIKRKGDLYNYRIFETNQFISDIEKIQKNIGQKIYNKIQQYVYPQLQLNPYYGKNVKKLVNYKPPTWRYRIGKYRIFYEIDEKEKIVFIITIEIRHKA
- a CDS encoding radical SAM protein; amino-acid sequence: MSYPSYIALYEQGELLKRIEALNTIVTHCTLCPHECKVDRRSATGKCKTGMQALVASYHAHFGEESCLVGKYGSGTIFFANCNLACIFCQNWDISQMPNGRNVTPKEMADMMIRLQQKGCHNINFVSPTHVVHAIVQALPFAIERGLSIPLVYNSGGYDSFETLQLLDGIFDIYMPDFKYMDAAVAMELSGARDYPQKAITALREMHRQVGDLVIEKGIAKRGLLVRHLVMPENIVRSDLVFKELSAISPHTYVNIMAQYHPEYRAHTHKSLGRRITIQEFDQAYVWAKQAGLYRFDR
- a CDS encoding restriction endonuclease subunit S, whose translation is MKYESDVNHKKGKDNMEDIFSSVIEALYSCKIDMMDAFFAKGAFEHKALSSIVKRPIFRGKNIIGSGAKPVAMISPECIKTLKFAPLLCATIGIDECEAQNQLVFGGDIVFVLDGEYAGASAIIPVFSEGGLVDSSCAGIAIDGSIADPFYVVHVLHWWYRKGLFFKIFDGNGGISIDNLEALKIPLPPLEIQQKISNALLEISGVIEKLKEN
- a CDS encoding DUF6364 family protein is translated as MPKTVTLRIDDTLMQKLKLYAEAENRTISNFIETATLRYIEQNELVDEFEMAEILSNRDLLQRLKKGSNDAHKKKGRFV
- a CDS encoding Uma2 family endonuclease, with the protein product MPLPKQKHDTRFTYADYLTWPPEERWELIDGVAYDMTPAPNVTHQSIVLNIGRIIADYLEGKDCKVFVAPVDVILPESSSTSDENIFTVVQPDIVVVCNKKKIEKRGIIGAPDLVVEVLSESTAYKDETEKLKLYERHGVREYWIVNPEAYYLNVFRLGSDGTFEKPLHYRKGETFKSSVLEGLIIDGNRVFEGIEI
- the hemC gene encoding hydroxymethylbilane synthase, translating into MIKIGTRGSALALWQANFVASQLKEEHAIVTIKTKGDRIQNVSFDKIEGKGFFTKELEEALLSGTIDMAVHSMKDLPTDDTPGLAIAAVTKREDPSDVIIIRPEAYRANHWFPLKENAKVGTSSLRRVAQLKRVLSSTEAMPLRGNVPTRIRRLREGKFDAIILAKAGLKRLGIDLLGFYSMALPFSYFLPSPGQGALAIQVRSDDKTAIEAVKHLHDAATAKSVQAERQFLKAFGAGCHVPLGAFAHCVDETIILTGVILSVDGTRYFRHTVEDTDPTRAGDRLARFMIDQGAEKLL
- the hemB gene encoding porphobilinogen synthase; the encoded protein is MHPYYRPRRLRESEVIRNLCAETVLDYNKLIMPYFVIEGTHINQPIESMPGVSRLSIDNLLKTLEADVSLGVKSIILFGIPYEKDEKASGAYDDNGIVQKACREIKKHFKHVTIITDVCLCEYTSHGHCGMVVGAKIDNDSTLELLAKTAVSHAQAGADVVAPSDMMDGRIEAIRTALDEAGLFHIPILSYAAKYASAFYGPFRDAAGSAPQFGDRRSYQMDFRNAREALKEVYLDIEEGADIVMVKPALAYLDILYRVKQAVDVPVCAYNVSGEYSMVKAAATLQFGDEARLVREIMTAIFRAGADMVISYHTVDILKNRWFD